From the genome of Fusibacter sp. A1:
ATGACAATCCAAGATTTGTATCTGTCAGCAAAGAAAACGGCGAAGCCTATCTAAAACAGGCTATGACCTTGATGTATAGCTACCCAGCCATTCCAGTACTCTACTACGGCACCGAAATCGCGATGGAAGGCGGTGCGGATCCTGATAACAGAAGGATGATGGCATGGGATGAGGTCGAGGGATCTCAAATGCTTGCATTTACAAAACAGCTCGTTGAGCTTCGCAGCAAGTACATGGGCGAATTGACCGTCATCGACTATGACGTCAAACACCTTGTTTACACGAGCAAAGGTCCAGATGGAACAATGCTAGTCGTACTCAACACCGAAAAGAAAGAAAAGACAATCACCTTCGACTATGACCACAACACATCACAAGCCTTACTGCAAGACACACCAGCAGCCATAATCAGCTCAGGCACATGGCAGATCCAAATGCCCGAACTAGGCATCGCAGTATACAAAGTGGAAGATTAGCAACATAAAAGAGGTGCGATCCATTAAGATCGCACCTCTTTGCATATTATCCCTACAACTCTTCAATCAAAATCACCAATCACCAACCGGCATTTTCCCCTACTCCATCATCCTTACAATCCTAAGCACTTCTGCCACAGACCATGCCTGCGCGCAGCATCCTCTAGGAGCGTTTGGTGCATCTCCTTCAAAATTCTCTGAGATGCTTCCGATCGCAGCTTGATTTAAATGAGGAAGTAGAAGGTCCAATCTTTCCTTGATGTAGTCCTTGTCGTTGAAAGTCTTATAGTGAGCCTCCAAGTAAGGGCCGATCAGCCATCCCCAGCCCGCACCTCTATGATAGGCGCCGTCCCTGCTTAAAAGGTCACCTTCGTACTTTCCATGATAATCCTTATCTTCAGGGCTCACACTTCTAAGTCCGTAATCGAACAGCAAGTGGTCCTGTGCGGTGTTTACGACAGCTTCCCATTTATCCCTGTTGAGTGCGGTGAAGGGTAGACTGATTGCAAACAGCATATTCGGCCGAATGATGTCATGCCTTACACCGTCGATGATCAGATCATACAGACGGTTTTCCTTTTCATTCCAAAAGAGTTCATTGAATTTCAACTTCACTTTGGATGCCAACTTCGCATAGTCCCTATCGGCATCGACAATCTTTGAGAAGGCATCCATCACGCAAAGGGCGTTATAAAATAGTGCGTTGATCTCAACGGCTTTTCCATGTCGTGGTGTCACTACCCATCCATTTACCTTGACATCCATCCAAGTGAGCTGTGTCTTTTCGTTACCTGTGCTCATGAGTCCATCTTCATCGACATAGATGTCATTGATCGTTCCAGCAAGCAAGTAAGAGAACATCTCTTCAAGCTTAGGGAACAATCGTTTGATAGACGCATCGTCTTTTGTCTTTTGATAATAGGCAAAAATAGCCTGATATAGCCAAAGTGTCGCATCAGCAGTGTTATACATAGGCTCTTCATCATCATCTGGGAAGTTATTGGGAATAACCCCCTGCTTTTGATAGGCTATGAAGGTCTCGATAAGCTCCAGCGCTTCAGCGTATCTTCCGGTTTCGAGTGTGAGTCCCGGTAGGGCGATCATGGTATCTCTTCCCCAATCGGTAAACCAAGGATATCCTGCGATGACCGTTTTTGTACCAGTCGTCGATCTTTCCACGATAAACTGGTCGCTAGCCAAAACAAGTGGTTCAAACCGCTTGTCTTTCAAGTTCACATTTCGCTCAAAATCAGTTATACGCTTTTCTTCTTTTGCTATGATTTCTTTGGCGTGGCCTACTTCATGCATTTCCAAATCAATCGTCATTGAAAACTCCTGAGTTCCTTTACTTATCGCATAACTGTAATCGCCAGGGCAGTAATGGTTTTCAAGGTCAGGATATCCTCTTCTTGTCTCTGTCTTGTAGTAGGACGTTTCAGACAGCCTTACATTCGGTGTAAACTCAAGTTCACTGACAAGCACCGCACCCGAGAGTGCCGTTTTACAAATCAAAGCCTTCGACTCCAAAACATAGTCGTAGCTGTAATCCTCCATCGTCACAGGCACTGCGTCGTGATGGTCGCGTATATTGAATAGCGGCGAAATCGTCAGCTTTGCATCCACATCAGAAACAATCTCATAGCAGATGCCCATACGACTCGTTAAATAGTCAAAGGCTCTCCTACGAGTAACGCATACTCCCTCAACCTCATATTTCTCAATAACCGCACCCGTGTTTGTCACCGAAGTGGCATAGCTGTATTTGCTATCAGAAGCCTCTTTTAAATCGGCATTCAACTGATGGCTCTTGCCACCGATTGACAGGGTCATCAGTAGTTTACTAAGAATATGGGTTCTGGCAACCGGTGCTTTTAGGCTCACCGTATAAAGACTGTGGTACTTTCTAAAATTGATTCCAGACGTACTCAATAGGCTGTATCCACCTAAACCGTTTGTGATAAGTACTTCTTGTTCATTTGCTTTGCTTTGATCGAATTTTATCATGATTATCTCCATTTCACATTTTCATTACTAGTTTAACAGGCGTTTTAGGAGATGACTTCACTTTGAATTTGTGAAATTCAGTCCTGATTGAACTGTTTAAGATACCATTCTATAGATAAATCGCTTAAATGATATAATGAACTGCAAAAAAAACGGTCGAACCACCGATGGTGATGCGACCGCCTTAACTTAAAAAATTATCAATCTGTCTACGCCAAATTATCGAGTACATCTTCGAGCGCGTCAATAAATCTTTGGGTATGCTCGATGGTTCCTGTCGAAACACGGATGTAGTTATCGCTACCCCACAAGAATCCAGGACGGATGATCACACCTCTTTTTAAAAGTTCTTCATTGATGACTCTTGAATCATGACCCACGTTCACCCATACGAAATTCGCGTTGGACTCTGTATAAACGAGGTTTTTACTGTCAAAGAACTCCTCCATCATTCCAAGGGAGATGTAGTTCAGCTCAACAGTCTTGTTGATATGGTCATCATCATCAAGTGCGGCCATACCGGCAACTTGAGCGATTCTATTTAAGTTGAACACATTCTTTACTTTTGTCATTTCAGAAATGATCGCCTCGGACGAGATCATATAGCCGACACGGATTCCCGCTAAACCGGCTACTTTGGAGAAGGTACGGATCAAGATCGTATTCGGTCTTTTAGCAAGGATATCAAGACCGTTCGGATAGTTTGGATTGACTCTGGCAAACTCGTAGTATGCCTCGTCAAGCACCAAGATCACGTCTTCTGGAATATTGTCAATCAGGTAGTTGACTTCATCAACAGTCATGATGTTACCTGTCGGGTTGTTCGGATTGCAGACGTAAATCATTTTAGTCTTATCATTCACTGCCTCGATGAAAGCCTTGAAGTCATGCTTGAAGTCTTCTTTCATACCGATTCTGACAGCTTTTCCGCCCATCTGACTTGTAGCGATGTCATAAAGCGAGAATGAAGGCCATGCGAAAATGACTTCGTCCTCTGAACCGACAAGCGCGTATGCGAGCATTTTTATAATTTCCTCACCACCGTTGCCAAACATGATCTGGTCGGCAGAGATGTTAAGTTTTTTTGCCATTTTCCCGCGTAGCTCAGCCGCTGAGCCATCTGGATAGATGTGGATGTTGGCCGCCTCATTTTTTATTGCTTCAATTGCTTTTGGAGAAGGTCCAAGTGGATTTTCATTAGAAGCTAATTTCACAATATCAGTCAATCCATATTCCTTTTTAACTTCTTCAATCGGCTTGCCTGGAACATACTTCTTAAGCGTTTCTAGCTCTTTTCTAAATAAAGACATAGTCTCCCCCTTATGTTGTCGTAAGCACAAATGCAAACGTTTTCGCATGATTCATACATTTATTATAATGAAAATTAATGCTCTTGTCACGCGATTAACAGGAACATATGCATAAACTTTCTTAACTTTTTTTAATGCTTAAAAAAAAATAGCAACACCGAAGTGTTACTATTTACAAATTAATATTCAACGATTGCGTCGATGTCGTAGTCTTTCAACAACTCTCTGCCGTTTAGGAATGTCAAATCAATTAAGAATACCATTTTAACGACTTCGCCACCCATTTGCTCAACGAGCTTGGCAACAGCGTTTACAGTACCACCAGTTGCAAGTAGATCGTCGACGATCACGACCTTTTGACCAGGCTTCACAGCATCAATATGCATTTGAAGCGTATCTGTACCATATTCGAGCTCGTAAGTGTATTCAGCTGTCTCATAAGGTAGTTTCCCTGGTTTTCTGACTGGAACAAACGACTTCTTAAGCGCGTATGCAAGAGGAGCTCCAACTAAAAACCCACGTGCTTCAGGTCCGATAATCACATCGTAGTCAACGCCTTCCAGTGATTTTATGAACTGATCGATCGCATAATGATACACTTCTCCATCTTGAAGAATTGTTGTGATATCCTTAAACCCTATGCCAGGCTTCGGAAAGTCCTGTACTTCTCTGATTTTCGATTTTAAATCCATGATTATCCTCCTATAAGTCACTTCTCGCACTCAGCGCTTGGTGAACTTTTATAAAACTGTTCTTCATTTGTATTAACTTTTCATTCATCATCGAATGTTCAAAAGTAACTTTATTATGTTTGTCCGTATTGATACTGATCTGGCCACCTGATAAAGTGATAAATCCAGCTTCTTCAAAAAAGTGGATGGCGATCAGATCCAGAATCGCGGTCTGTGACGAAATTAGAAGCGTCTTCAGATCCACCACCCTGTCAATCTTTATCCTCTGATAAAGCGCAGCAAAATGAGCCCTGTCAAAATAAAGATCATCCACCTTGCTAGCGATGACAAAGTGGTCAAGCGATCGACTCAGCGTTTCAGCAACCTCATTCGGACTATTTAGTACCGGAACATCAAAATTGACACTGCCGAACTGAGCTTCAAGAGGCATTAGATCAATCGCACACGTAGTTAGCTTGAGTGCTTCAAACAGATCCAACCCAAGGTCATGATAGGCGTATGCAAGTTCCAGCAGTCCCTCATAACTATGCACATTGAGCTTTGATTTATTTGCGACAAACCCTTCAACGACATCAGAATCTCGTGCTATCCACTTCATACCCTCGAAGTCGTCGATAAAACCATGAGATGCTTGGCTTTTCATTCTATCGAACAGGATCATCAGGTAAAGCACATACCATGTTTTATTGAATAGGCTCACTTCGGGTTCATATTGCCTGATGTCTTTCAACAAAAGCTGAATCGATTCAACTCCGTTAAAGCTGTTCAATTCGAGCTGAAAGGCAAGATCCACTCTTGAATTCCGTTTAGGGACCAAGCGGTCTCCATATTTAAACTGCAGAGCCTCAAGTAGTCGATAATTCTCATTGATCGCCAATTTTAGATGAGATGCGTCCTTACCAATCATTTTTGCGTTTTCGACCTTCAAGTGGTCATACCTGAACACCGGTCTTGGATTACCTAGCCCGTATGGTTCAAGCAGATCCAGGTCGCTAAGTAGATCATGATTGATTTCTCTAGAATGAAGCCGCTTGTCAAGCTTAAGCTTTTGAACGAGCAAGTCTGCCGTCAGATGCTTCTGGTTAAAGGTCTTTAGTCCTTCCAGGAGGGCCGGTAGGTTCTCACGCATAAGCGAAAGTCCTGCAGCCTGCTCATGACCGCCGAACTTTGACAGCCACTGTTTTTGACTAAGTAGCGCATCGAATATCGAATATCCCTCGATACTTCGGGCACTACCTTTATATCCGTCCTCTTTTTCAACCAGTACGATAGACGGCCTGTAAAACTTCTCTGTAAGCCTTGATGCGACAATGCCGACGACACCTTCATGCCATCCCTTTCCCCAAACAACGATAATGCCGCTTGACGAATGAATGGACTCGGATGCGATCTTATCAAGTGCCTCTTTTACAATCTTTCGTTCGGTCTCTTGTCTCTCCTGGTTTAGCTCATCTAACCTTTTGGCAGTCACACGCGCTCTAGCGGCATCCTCAGTGAGTAAGAGATCAACACCTTCTGCAGCATCTTCAAGTCTACCGACAGCATTGATCCTAGGACCGATCATGAATCCCACGTGACCTGCAGTGACCGGTTTATTCTTGATACCCGATACTTCTATCAGGGCATGTACACCTTCAAGGTTCGCCTGTCTGATTGCCTGCAAACCGAATTTTGCGATGATTCTGTTCTCACCGTTTAAGGGCGCAAGATCTGCGATCGTTCCAATCGCCGAAAGTGAAAACAGTTCATTCTCAACTTCTATAAACCGTTCACCCAAAATCGCCTGCGCAAGTTTTAAAGCGATGCCCGCGCCAGCCAGCATGTCAAATGGATACTCGCTTGTCGGGAGCTTAGGATTACAAAGCGCAAAAGCATCAGGAAGCGTCTCCTGACACTCATGGTGATCTGTAATGATCAGATCCACATGATTTTCCTTAGCTAGCGCTGCCTGTTCGACGGATGTTATACCGCAATCGACTGTTATGATCACATTCGTATTCTGCCTAGCAAGTTCAAGAATAGCATCACTGTTTAGTCCGTAACCCTCAGATAGTCTCTTTGGAATGTAATAGCCCACATTCGCATTTAACACAGTTAGCGCTCGCATCAGAATCGATGTGCTGGTTATCCCGTCGACATCATAATCCCCATAGATGACGATACGTTCTCCACTTGAAACAGCCTCCTTTACCCTTTCGACAATTTTCCTCATGTCGGGTAGTAAAAAAGGATCATGCATCTTATCCAAGGTAGGTGACATAAACTCATCAATATCCGATGGGGTTTTAAAGCCCCTGTTCCTTAGAACAGAGGCTATTGGTCGTTGGTCCTCATAGATTGCCGATTCACCTGCAGCGCTGATTATCCAA
Proteins encoded in this window:
- a CDS encoding amylo-alpha-1,6-glucosidase is translated as MIKFDQSKANEQEVLITNGLGGYSLLSTSGINFRKYHSLYTVSLKAPVARTHILSKLLMTLSIGGKSHQLNADLKEASDSKYSYATSVTNTGAVIEKYEVEGVCVTRRRAFDYLTSRMGICYEIVSDVDAKLTISPLFNIRDHHDAVPVTMEDYSYDYVLESKALICKTALSGAVLVSELEFTPNVRLSETSYYKTETRRGYPDLENHYCPGDYSYAISKGTQEFSMTIDLEMHEVGHAKEIIAKEEKRITDFERNVNLKDKRFEPLVLASDQFIVERSTTGTKTVIAGYPWFTDWGRDTMIALPGLTLETGRYAEALELIETFIAYQKQGVIPNNFPDDDEEPMYNTADATLWLYQAIFAYYQKTKDDASIKRLFPKLEEMFSYLLAGTINDIYVDEDGLMSTGNEKTQLTWMDVKVNGWVVTPRHGKAVEINALFYNALCVMDAFSKIVDADRDYAKLASKVKLKFNELFWNEKENRLYDLIIDGVRHDIIRPNMLFAISLPFTALNRDKWEAVVNTAQDHLLFDYGLRSVSPEDKDYHGKYEGDLLSRDGAYHRGAGWGWLIGPYLEAHYKTFNDKDYIKERLDLLLPHLNQAAIGSISENFEGDAPNAPRGCCAQAWSVAEVLRIVRMME
- the recJ gene encoding single-stranded-DNA-specific exonuclease RecJ produces the protein MKPKRWIISAAGESAIYEDQRPIASVLRNRGFKTPSDIDEFMSPTLDKMHDPFLLPDMRKIVERVKEAVSSGERIVIYGDYDVDGITSTSILMRALTVLNANVGYYIPKRLSEGYGLNSDAILELARQNTNVIITVDCGITSVEQAALAKENHVDLIITDHHECQETLPDAFALCNPKLPTSEYPFDMLAGAGIALKLAQAILGERFIEVENELFSLSAIGTIADLAPLNGENRIIAKFGLQAIRQANLEGVHALIEVSGIKNKPVTAGHVGFMIGPRINAVGRLEDAAEGVDLLLTEDAARARVTAKRLDELNQERQETERKIVKEALDKIASESIHSSSGIIVVWGKGWHEGVVGIVASRLTEKFYRPSIVLVEKEDGYKGSARSIEGYSIFDALLSQKQWLSKFGGHEQAAGLSLMRENLPALLEGLKTFNQKHLTADLLVQKLKLDKRLHSREINHDLLSDLDLLEPYGLGNPRPVFRYDHLKVENAKMIGKDASHLKLAINENYRLLEALQFKYGDRLVPKRNSRVDLAFQLELNSFNGVESIQLLLKDIRQYEPEVSLFNKTWYVLYLMILFDRMKSQASHGFIDDFEGMKWIARDSDVVEGFVANKSKLNVHSYEGLLELAYAYHDLGLDLFEALKLTTCAIDLMPLEAQFGSVNFDVPVLNSPNEVAETLSRSLDHFVIASKVDDLYFDRAHFAALYQRIKIDRVVDLKTLLISSQTAILDLIAIHFFEEAGFITLSGGQISINTDKHNKVTFEHSMMNEKLIQMKNSFIKVHQALSARSDL
- the hisC gene encoding histidinol-phosphate transaminase; this encodes MSLFRKELETLKKYVPGKPIEEVKKEYGLTDIVKLASNENPLGPSPKAIEAIKNEAANIHIYPDGSAAELRGKMAKKLNISADQIMFGNGGEEIIKMLAYALVGSEDEVIFAWPSFSLYDIATSQMGGKAVRIGMKEDFKHDFKAFIEAVNDKTKMIYVCNPNNPTGNIMTVDEVNYLIDNIPEDVILVLDEAYYEFARVNPNYPNGLDILAKRPNTILIRTFSKVAGLAGIRVGYMISSEAIISEMTKVKNVFNLNRIAQVAGMAALDDDDHINKTVELNYISLGMMEEFFDSKNLVYTESNANFVWVNVGHDSRVINEELLKRGVIIRPGFLWGSDNYIRVSTGTIEHTQRFIDALEDVLDNLA
- a CDS encoding adenine phosphoribosyltransferase encodes the protein MDLKSKIREVQDFPKPGIGFKDITTILQDGEVYHYAIDQFIKSLEGVDYDVIIGPEARGFLVGAPLAYALKKSFVPVRKPGKLPYETAEYTYELEYGTDTLQMHIDAVKPGQKVVIVDDLLATGGTVNAVAKLVEQMGGEVVKMVFLIDLTFLNGRELLKDYDIDAIVEY